The Dama dama isolate Ldn47 chromosome 3, ASM3311817v1, whole genome shotgun sequence genome has a segment encoding these proteins:
- the ZNF641 gene encoding zinc finger protein 641 isoform X3 — protein MAAALLAAGSQGLVTIKDVSLCFSQEEWRSLDPSQTDFYGEYVMQENCGIVVSLRFPIPKLDMLSQLEGGEEQWVPEPPDLEERDILKVTYTGDGSEHEGDTPELEAEPPRMLSSVSEDTVLWNPEQDVNWDSMPRSSRGMLLGPPFLQEDSFSNLLCSTEMDSLLRPHTCPQCGKQFVWGSHLARHQQTHTGERPYSCLKCEKSFGRRHHLIRHQKTHLHDKPSRCPECGKNFRCNSHLASHQRVHADGKSCKGQEAGESPGARKRQRAPPVPKCHVCTECGKSFGRRHHLVRHWLTHTGEKPFQCPRCEKSFGRKHHLDRHLLTHQGQSPRSSWDRGTAVF, from the exons GGCCTGGTAACCATCAAGGATGTATCACTGTGCTTCTCTCAGGAGGAGTGGCGGAGCCTGGACCCTTCTCAAACAGACTTCTATGGAGAATATGTCATGCAGGAAAACTGTGGGATAGTGGTGTCTCTGA GATTTCCAATTCCCAAACTGGATATGCTTTCTCAACTAGAAGGAGGGGAAGAACAATGGGTCCCCGAACCCCCAGACTTAGAAGAGAGGGACATTCTAAAGGTCACATACACAG GAGATGGAAGTGAGCACGAGGGGGATACCCCTGAACTAGAAGCAGAGCCTCCCAGAATGTTATCTAGTGTGTCTGAAGATACTGTTCTCTGGAACCCAGAGCAGGATGTGAACTGGGATTCCATGCCCAGAAGCTCCAGAGGCATGCTCCTGGGCCCACCTTTTCTTCAGGAAGATAGCTTCTCAAATCTTCTGTGTAGCACAGAAATGGATTCCCTGTTAAGACCACACACGTGCCCGCAGTGTGGTAAACAGTTTGTGTGGGGCTCCCACCTGGCCAGGCACCAGCAGACACACACCGGGGAGAGGCCCTACAGCTGCCTCAAGTGTGAGAAGAGCTTTGGGAGAAGACATCACCTGATCCGACACCAGAAAACCCACCTACATGACAAGCCCAGCAGGTGCCCTGAGTGTGGCAAGAATTTCCGATGCAACTCCCATCTAGCCAGCCACCAGAGAGTGCACGCAGATGGCAAATCCTGCAAGGGCCAAGAGGCTGGAGAGAGCCCTGGGGCTAGGAAGCGGCAGCGCGCGCCACCCGTGCCCAAGTGCCACGTGTGCACCGAGTGTGGGAAGAGCTTTGGCCGGCGGCACCACCTGGTGAGACACTGGCtgacacacaccggggagaagcccTTCCAGTGCCCGCGCTGTGAGAAGAGCTTCGGCCGTAAACACCACCTGGACAGGCAcctgctgacccaccagggacAGAGTCCCCGGAGCAGCTGGGACAGAGGGACAGCTGTCTTTTGA
- the LOC133043235 gene encoding testis-specific H1 histone, giving the protein MSTSWDPRLELDVPKVSSMTSAGTCLCDVAGSRSLIANTWVSEVQSQWPRGSGSGVMAEGGEPMDESHGTEVKTQQPTERVLAGPLRRGSGSVLKVSQLLLRAIAGHKRLTLAALKKEFGNAGYEVRRKCGRLLGEGSRSEGKGLLLRVSGSEAAGCFRIWKVPKPKRKPRRPRLEEGVRSPRTPLRARNSRRRSARGTVARKAWKGRLRADWRKVRSRAKDLVSSRTKEKGRATKEDIRPRSRNEKRPSSKAREEKKQDPEKPVKRTVQRPTSAKTDRTSPGQAKTCDSRATRTKTSAKAEGARSATGSP; this is encoded by the coding sequence GACCTGCCTTTGTGACGTGGCCGGCAGCCGCAGTCTTATAGCTAATACCTGGGTGAGTGAGGTTCAGAGCCAGTGGCCCCGCGGAAGCGGGAGCGGGGTCATGGCTGAAGGGGGTGAGCCCATGGACGAATCCCACGGTACTGAAGTTAAAACCCAGCAGCCCACGGAAAGAGTCCTCGCGGGACCGCTGAGGCGGGGCTCGGGCTCCGTGCTCAAGGTGTCCCAGCTATTGCTCCGCGCCATCGCCGGGCACAAAAGGCTGACCCTAGCGGCTCTCAAGAAAGAGTTTGGAAATGCGGGCTACGAGGTGCGCAGGAAGTGCGGCCGCCTCTTGGGCGAAGGGTCCAGGTCTGAAGGGAAGGGCCTTCTCCTCCGGGTGAGCGGTAGCGAAGCCGCCGGCTGCTTCAGGATCTGGAAGGTTCCTAAGCCGAAGAGAAAGCCACGACGCCCAAGGCTGGAGGAGGGCGTGCGCTCGCCGAGGACCCCTCTCCGGGCGCGGAACTCGCGCAGGCGCTCTGCGCGCGGGACGGTGGCCAGGAAGGCATGGAAGGGGCGCTTGAGGGCCGACTGGAGGAAGGTGAGGTCAAGGGCCAAGGACCTGGTGAGTTCCAGAaccaaggagaaggggagggccaCGAAGGAAGACATCAGGCCCAGATCCCGAAATGAGAAGAGGCCAAGCTCCAAGGCTAGGGAAGAAAAGAAGCAGGACCCGGAGAAGCCGGTGAAACGGACCGTCCAGAGGCCAACTTCTGCTAAAACCGACCGGACTTCGCCTGGGCAGGCGAAGACGTGCGACTCGAGGGCTACTCGCACCAAGACTTCTGCTAAAGCTGAAGGTGCTCGGAGCGCCACCGGGAGTCCATAG